One Capsicum annuum cultivar UCD-10X-F1 chromosome 2, UCD10Xv1.1, whole genome shotgun sequence genomic window carries:
- the LOC107861108 gene encoding LOB domain-containing protein 4, with protein MKECGKNSSSPCAACKLLRRRCGHDCVFAPYFPADEPHKFANVHKVFGASNVSKMLQELPEHKRGDAVSSMVYEANARVRDPVYGCVGAISSLQQQIDMLRTQLAMAQAEVVQLRLRQSTGIINNSPPNNDSPITSSQPKGYSHFHMDLDVDQSNCFNEPMWPY; from the exons ATGAAGGAGTGTGGGAAGAATAGCAGCTCACCATGTGCAGCTTGCAAGTTATTGAGAAGAAGATGTGGTCATGACTGTGTCTTTGCACCTTATTTCCCTGCTGATGAACCCCACAAGTTTGCCAATGTTCATAAGGTCTTTGGTGCTAGTAATGTCAGCAAGATGTTACAG GAATTGCCGGAGCATAAGAGAGGAGATGCAGTGAGTAGCATGGTGTATGAAGCAAACGCTAGAGTTAGAGATCCAGTGTATGGATGCGTAGGAGCCATTTCATCTCTCCAACAGCAAATCGATATGCTCCGGACTCAACTGGCCATGGCCCAAGCTGAAGTGGTCCAATTGAGGCTAAGACAATCCACAGGCATTATTAATAATAGCCCACCAAATAATGACTCTCCCATTACGAGCTCCCAGCCCAAAGGAtattcccatttccatatggatTTAGATGTAGACCAGTCCAACTGCTTCAATGAGCCCATGTGGCCATATTAG
- the LOC107858988 gene encoding photosystem I reaction center subunit III, chloroplastic encodes MSLTIPANLSKPISTSSKFSSQFTTKPRTSTIVCSSNQTPASTKTDETSSSLKAFSAALALSSILLSAPVLPASADISGLTPCKESKQFAKREKQQIKKLENSLKLYAPDSAPALAINATIEKTKRRFDNYAKQGLLCGSDGLPHLIVSGDQRHWGEFITPGILFLYIAGWIGWVGRSYLIAIRDEKKPTMKEIIIDVPLANRLVWRGFIWPVAAYRELVNGELIDSNV; translated from the exons ATGTCTCTCACAATTCCTGCAAACCTTTCAAAACCCATTTCAACATCATCTAAGTTTAGTTCTCAGTTTACCACAAAACCAAGAACTTCAACAATAGTCTGCTCTTCAAACCAAACTCCTGCTTCTACTAAAACAGATGAAACATCTTCCTCATTAAAGGCATTCTCAGCAGCACTTGCCTTGTCTTCAATTCTGTTGTCAGCACCAGTGCTTCCAGCTTCTGCTGACATCTCTGGACTCACACCTTGCAAGGAGTCAAAGCAGTTTGCTAAGAGGGAGAAGCAACAGATCAAGAAGCTTGAGAATTCTTTGAAGCTATATGCACCTGATAGTGCTCCTGCACTTGCTATTAATGCTACTATTGAGAAAACTAAGCGCAG ATTTGACAACTACGCGAAACAGGGACTATTGTGTGGATCGGATGGACTGCCACACCTGATAGTGAGTGGAGACCAGAGGCATTGGGGTGAGTTCATCACTCCTGGGATCCTCTTCTTGTACATTGCTGGATGGATTGGGTGGGTAGGAAGGAGCTACTTGATTGCAATAAGAGATGAGAAGAAGCCAACAATGAAGGAGATCATCATTGATGTTCCATTGGCTAACAGGCTCGTCTGGAGAGGCTTCATCTGGCCTGTTGCTGCTTACAGAGAGTTAGTGAATGGAGAACTCATTGACTCTAATGTCTAA